AAGTGTCAAGACGGGTACCGGCACTCGAATTCGCAAGAGTCGGCTGGGAAACGGTTCCCGAGGGCGGGAGCGCTCCCGGAAGCGGGGAGCGCTCGTTCGAAAGGGCTCAAAACGTAAAGAAGTCGGACCTGCGCGAGGCGGGTCCGACTTCTTCAAATGCGCTCCGATCGGAAACGCCTCGCTCTCAGACGGAGCCGGAAGCGCCCCGCCGCAGGAATGTCGGGATGTCGAGCTCGTCCTCGACCTCGGCGCCGACCTCACGGAGGATCTGGCCGTAGTTGCTCCGGGTGGCCGGGAGGCCGCGGGGCCCGGGCGTGAGCGCGAGCTCCTCCTTCGGAGGCGGAGGCGGCTGCGCGCGGCCAGCGGGAGCGGCGCCCTGGAGGGCACGGCCCTGCGCAACGGGGGCCGCCTGCCGAGGCGCGTGGCGCTGGGCGAAGCCGGTGGCGATGATCGTGATCTTGACCTCGTCCTCCATCTTCGGGTCGACCACGCTGCCGAAAATGATGTTGGCGTCCTCGTGGGCGGCCTCGCGCACCAGGGAGAGCGCCTCGTCCACCTCGGTGAGGGAGAGGTCGTCCGGGCCGGTGATGTTGATCAGCATCCCGGTCGCGCCGTTGATCGAGACGTCCTCGAGGAGCGGCGAGGCGATCGCGGCGTGCATCGCGTCGAGGCAGCGATCCTGGCCGCCGCCGCGGCCCGTGCCCATCAGGGCCATCCCGCGATCCGCCATCACCGCGCGGGCGTCGGCGAAGTCGACGTTCACGTAGCCGTGGTTCTGGATGAGATCCACGATGCCCTGCACCGCGTTCAGCAGCACCTCGTCGGCGCGGCGGAACGACTCCAGGAGCGGGGTCCGCTTGTCGGCGACCGAGAGGAGGCGCTGGTTCGGGATGGTGATCAGCGTGTCCACCGCGCCCTGCAGC
The Vulgatibacter incomptus DNA segment above includes these coding regions:
- the ftsZ gene encoding cell division protein FtsZ, encoding MIEFEGQTIVPGAKIKVIGVGGGGGNAIGSMIASGLSGVDFIVANTDIQALASSRAPFKIQLGPQLTRGLGAGANPEVGRAAALEDRERLAELLEGADMIFVTAGMGGGTGTGAAPVIAEVAKELGALTVGVVTKPFGFEGNRRARQAEAGIEALQGAVDTLITIPNQRLLSVADKRTPLLESFRRADEVLLNAVQGIVDLIQNHGYVNVDFADARAVMADRGMALMGTGRGGGQDRCLDAMHAAIASPLLEDVSINGATGMLINITGPDDLSLTEVDEALSLVREAAHEDANIIFGSVVDPKMEDEVKITIIATGFAQRHAPRQAAPVAQGRALQGAAPAGRAQPPPPPKEELALTPGPRGLPATRSNYGQILREVGAEVEDELDIPTFLRRGASGSV